DNA from Pelagicoccus sp. SDUM812003:
GCCTACACCTTCGACGGCACCGACTACCTCGTCTATCACGCCTACGACGCCTCCCACGAGCGCGCCATAGCGAAGCTCCGCATCAACAAGATCGCCTGGACCGACGACGGCTGGCCAACCGTCGGCGAGCTGGTGACGCCTGAAGAAGGACGATAAACCCGTCCGGCATCAAGCACCCGTATTCGTGAGCTTTATACAAGTGAAGCAAGCGAACGCTATCCATCCGAACGACCAAGGTAGGGCGGTCTGGCCCAGACCGCCGCGCTGCAGGATTCGAAAAACCCTACCGCTCCATCGGCGCCCAGCGGCGGACTGGGCCAGTCCGCCCTACCCGCTCTTCCTCCTAGAACGAAAAAGGCGACCGATACAGCGGTCGCCTTTGCGTATAAATAAACTGGGTACCGTTAGAAACGGAAACGGAAGCCTAGCTCAACCGTTCTATCGTACATTCGAGCGTCTCTCGGGTACGGCGAACCAACGGCGTCGAAGTAGTCTTGACGACCTTCCTTGAAGAGGTTCGTCACGTCCAAGGATAGCGTCATGTTCTCGTTGAACGCGTAGCTCGCTGAAAAGTCGAAGCGATCCGTGGCATCTACGACAACCGTTCCCCCGGGTCCTCCCGGCGCGTCAACGTTATTGAAATCCTCGATGTATGCGTCGCGCCAGTTATAGGCCAATCGGGTCGAGAATTTGTTGCGCTCGAAGACGAGGATCAAGTTGTACGAGTTTTCGGATACGTTGGCGAGATCCAATGTTTCATCAGCAACCGGATCGTATGTCTCCCCGTCGATGATGGTATAGTTCGCTTGTATGCCGAGCCCATCTACGGCTTCGAAGAAGTGCTGCACGCCGAATTCGACGCCGGATAAGCTGCCGCTACCGGTGTTGCGGGGTCGAGTCACGGCGTATTGCTCCCCGTCGACGGTCTCGACCTCCGTATCCGTAAACACGTAACCGGAGATCTCGCGATGGAAACCTGCAATCGAGAAGAAGCTGTTATCTGAGTAGTAGCGTTCCAAGCTCAAATCGTAGTTGTCGGACTCCACGTTTCCGAGGTTAGGGTTGCCACCGCTACCAGTGCCGGTACCCCCGCCGGTAGTCGTCGGGCCGCTGAGATTCACTACTGGATTGAGATCCGAAAACTCCGGACGGGTGATCGAGCGACCAAACGAGCCGCGCAGATAGGTCGTAGGCGTGAGCTGTAGCTTGCCGTTGAGCACCGGCAGCACCTCAGTTTCGTCTGAGGAACTGTCAATCGGCACGCCATCGTCGTAGCCGCGAAGACTGAGCTCGGTCTTCACTACGCGAACGCCAATCTGACCATCGAGCGGCATTTCACCCAAATCCATACCGTATCCGGCTTGCACATACGCTGCGTAGGTCGTTTCCGTATCGTCGAATGCGACCGCTGGATTGAACGGAGCTAGGCCCGGAGGCAGGCCAAAGAGGCTGCGAACTTGGTCGGCGTTATTGTACAGGAAGTCCGCGCTCGGCGTATACCAGTTTTCGAGAGAAATATCGAGGCCAGAGCTATTGTCTGGCGACGTCGCTCCGAGGCCGTCGATGGAAGACACCGCTGTCACACCGCGACCGTCCGCTGGCGCCACGTCCGCACGATCCGACTGGCGAGAGCCCACCTCACGCTCGCTCCAACGCACCCCTGCGGAAAGCTTGTTGAAGAACTGAGTGCCGAACAAGCGCGTCACATCCGCTCGCCAGACCGTCGATTCCCCTTCCGCGAAGCCGTTGTTGTCGAACAAGCCCCAGAGACCGTAGCCAGCTGGATCCGAAATGTCGGAGCCCGGGTAGCTTGCGTCGAAGTTCGGGTGAAACGTCATCCGTACCTCCGGAATACCGCCCTTGGCGATATCCATGATGAGATTCTGATTGGTGAACTTGTTGTAGTTGTAGATGAACTCACTCGAGAAGGTAGTATCGCCATTGGTAGTACGCACGCCGAAAACGCCGTTGTAGCCATCGGTCTTGTCGTCGTAGGCCTGGGTGCTGGTAATCAGGAAGTGATTGCTGGTCTCCAGCACGGCAGGCACGTCATCCGTTCCTGGATACGGCTCGAAGGAATCGACCGCTCCCGTGAATGGCAGACCCACGAAAAAGTAGTTTTGATACTGGTTTCGGTAGCCGGTGTAGAGCCAGTTGGTGTAAAACTCCACATTCTCCTTCGGAGCGTATTGGATATTCAGATTAAACGCGTTTCGCTGCCGGTCGCCACGGTGCACGATGGGCCCGGAGTTGAAGGGATAGACTAACGGATCGCCGTCACTGTTCGTGGCCGGGCGGTTGCCCCACTCGAAATTGTAGATCGTCTGGTCCTGATACTTGATGTCCTGACGTGAAGCTGCGACCAGCACGCCGAGCTGGCCTCCGCCGTCGAGTTCCCAGCGGTTGCTGTTCATCAAGCTTCCCACCCAGCTGGTGTCCCCGGAGTCTTCGCCGTGGATCAAGCGAAGCGTGCCGGCGGTCTTGCTGCCGTCGAAATCGAACGGGTTGCGCAAGCGTACGTCGATCAATCCGGCGATACCGCCTTCCACCTGATCGGCCGTGCGCGATTTGTAAACATTGACCGAGGAAATCAAGTCGGCCGGCAGGTCGCTCAAAGTCACGCCGCGACCCGTTCCGGTGAAGATCTCCTCTCCGTTCAGGGTCGTTGCAAGATTCGGCAAACCACGGATCAAGACACTCGTGACCTCGCCGGAGCCGCGAGTCACCTGAATGCCGGGCACGCGCTGCAAAGCGTCGGCTACGGTGTTGTCCGGCAGTTTGCCGATATCTTGGGCGACGATAGCGTCGACGAAGGGCGCGGCGGATTTTTTAACCTCCTGCGCCTCGACCAAGCTGGCCTGAACGGGCCGGACGATGAATTCGTCCAGCTCGAAAATATCATCGTCGCTGGAATCCTCCTGAGCGAACGTTAGGGGTGAAAACAAAGACGCGAAGGCAATCACTGCGGGCGTGAAACGCCGACAAGGCTTCGCGGATAACGATGGATCGTCCGAGAATACAGTCATGTGGTATTAGGCTTTGAGGTAGTAAGTTGGAGCGACGACCCTTGGGATAAAGCAACGTCGACGCGTTCCTAATTCCAATGCGCCGAAGTATCGAAAAAACCACCATCTACGATAAAAAAACCGAGAAAAATCATCTATCCACGGTAGGCTTCCCTAGGTATGTCGCGTTCGAAAGCTCAGCGCTGGTTCGCCTCGGCTTCGAATCAGCAAAGAGCCTCCTTGGAAACACGCCCTGAGGCGCGTTGGGAGGATGGCCAACTCGATCAGCTACCTACTCCTCCAAGCCCAGGGCCCTCTGCAAATTTTCGTATTCCGGATCGCCGTCTAAGTCGACGCGTTGGCGGAGGATTTCCAAGTGGTCGCCCCGGTCGGCCATGTCGAAGAGCTTGCCGCGGGCGTTGTAGAAGGGACGGTGCACCACCATCATCAAATCGCCTTCAAAGGTGTGAAACAACATGCCGTGCCCCGAGTCGCGCTTGACCAGCGGATCGAGCTGCTCCCACGGCCCCATCAAGGTGCCGGACTCCGAGCGAGCGATGGTCTGCACGTACTTGCCTGACTCGTAGCTCGACCAAAGCATCAGCAGCACGTCGTCCTTGGTGCGATAGAACTGCGGCCCATCCGTCACATAGGAAAGTCCCGCGTCGGAGACTTCGATCGACTGATTGAGCCACGGCGCGTCCGAGGCCTTGAAAAGGTGGATAGGATCGTCAATCGCCCGCGAAAGATCGTCTGACACCTTCACCGCTTCGATGGTGCCGTCGATACGCTGCAGCCACTCGTGAGCGTAGACCATCCAAGGCTGCTCCTCCTGGTCGACGTACAATGTGCCGTCGAGGGTCATCAGTTCCTTTGGCGCCACCGGGCCGTCCTTGTTGAGCATTTCGAAGGGTCCGTCCGGCGTATCCGAAACTGCGGTGATGGTGCCGCGCACGTAAGTATCGCGCCAGGCCTCCGGTGGACGCTTCAGGTAGGCGTCGCTGTCGTGCAGCGTCACGAAGAGATAGAATTTTCCTTTGTATTCATGCACCTCCGGAGCCCAGTTTCCTTCTTGGGCAAAAGATTCCTCCGGCACCGTGAATACCACTTTCGGCGAGTACCAGTTTTTCAGATCCTTCGAAGTATAGGCCATGGTGCCGAGCTTATCCACGCCAGTGAGCTGAGGCTCGTTGCGGGTGTAGAGGTAGTAGGTCTGCGTCGGCTCGTAGGCCACGATGAAGGGATCATGCAAGGGCATGTCCGGCATATGCATCACTTTCGCTGCGTCGCCGTTTTGCTGCGCTACAGCAAACGGCAGCGCCAGCAAACAGGTAAGTCCAAACAAAGAGTGTATCCAATTTTTCATGTTATATATGTGAAGTATGAAGTTGTGGGTTCGAGTTTCGGTTCTAGGAATGGTCGCGAATCAGCCGTTCACAGGTTGGAGGATGACTTCAATGATACAAAAGAATCATGGAGTTTCCCTAGCGGGCGGACAGCGAGATGATTCCGCCTAGAGGCGGGTTGTCGATAGAACGGACTTCGCCAGAGGGCCAGCGCACGATGATTCGTTTCGGAGGATTGTCAGACGAACTAGCGAAATAGCAGGCGCCCGATCCCTGACTCATGTATCCACCGCCAGCATGTACCTCGCGAAACGAGCGTTCTCCGTTTTGCAGCTCGAGAATGACGATCGCCCCGACCGCGGTGGGATTTCCGGGTGGTCCCTTGAGAGTGACACACATGGGAACGCGCCCTTGTACTCCGGTATTTCCGAAGAGCAGCGAAGCGTCTTGGTGTCGCGTTGCGAACAGCTCTGGCCAACCGTCCCGATCCAGATCAATCGGAGCGAGAGCTCGGGCGTCGCCCGGCACCACGTATCCGCTTTTCTTGTACGGTGCCGCATCGAAGCCACCTTTGCCGTCGCCATACAGCAAGGCGCCCAGCCCACCGGAAAAGCGACCGTTTTCCGGGATCGGGGCATACGTATTCTGCGTCAGGCAGATATCGTCGCGTCCATCGGCATTGAAATCCCCGACTATCAATCCATGGACCGGAGCCAGCTGGGCAAGCGTAGGCAGCGGATGAAATTCGAATAGACCGGCGTCGCCACTGAGAAAGACTCCGCTTCGCAGCTCGACTGCTTGCAAACGCCTGGCTTGCTCCAGAGCGTCCTCCGGCAAGAGCTCGTCCAACGCCGCCTCAGCGTAGGCTTTGAAAGTATCGGTTTTATCAAAAATCCACGGCATAGCCATGGACATGATGATCCGGTTTCGTCGCGGATACAGTTCGCCATCGTCCCACACCGCCTCGATGAAATGCTGCTCACCCGTATCGTCGAAAACGCCCGAAAACGCCACTAGAGGCTCTTCAGGACTGGCTTGATAAGGCGTATTCAATCCGAGGTTACCAACCGCGTAATCGAGTCGTCCGTCGCTATTGAAGTCGCCCGCGGCGATCGAAGTCCACCAGCCCGTCCTCTTATCGAAGCCCAGCTCAGCCGTGACTTCCTCGAACCGCAGACCGGCAAGGTTTCGCCAGCATCGCACGGTGCCCCAGGTGGTTGCCACCAGCAAGTCAATCCATCCGTCGCCGTCTACGTCGCTCCACAAGGCGCCCTGAACCAAGCCGGCGCGTTCCAATCCGGGCGCGATAGCGTTCGCGCGGTCCACGAAGCGTCCTCTTTTGTTTTCCCACAAGGCGCTGCGCGGAATCTTTGGATACGCACCCGGCACCACCCGACCGCCAATGAACACGTCGAGCAAACCATCGCGATTGTAGTCCGCCGCCACGACGGGTCCCGCGCTTTCTGGATACACAGGCGCCCAGCCATCCACGGCCCGTCTGAACGAGCCTTTGCCGGCGGAGTTGAGCCAGAGCTCCGGTTGATAGGCGTTGGAGCCGGCCGGTTCCGCCACACCGCCTTTTGCCAGCATCAAGTCCAGATCGCCATCGCCATCCGCATCCAGCAGCAGCGGCGCTGCATCTGCTACCGCGGCCCGGGAATGAATCGATCGCAGCGGAGTTTCCACGTAACGTCCGCCCGACTGCGAGAGCAGTACAGTCGCGCCTTCGGTCGAGGTTCCTCCAATGACCAAGTCATCGATTCTATCGCCATTGAGATCACCGATCGCCATGCCAGGACCGAGCGAATTCTGCCGCATCGACAACAGCCTCTGAGTCGCGAGCTCGTCAATGTCTTGCTCCTGCTGCGAAACATCCAGCTTCAAGGCCTGGCTCACTTCGACGAACTGGGTTCGAGGCGGTTGAGCTTTCCACGGCGGCACCGGACGAGATGCCCCCTCCGGCTCCTCGATGGTATAGCGTTGGTTAGGAGCCAGATTTTCGAATACCTGAGATTGTCCACTCGGCCAGTCGATCTGCAATCGAGCGATGAGCTCGTCTGCTCCCAAACCGAAATGAGCTGCCGTTTCGCCGGAGGAAGCGTAACCCCGCGCCGATGCGATTTGGCGAACCTGCGTCCCCTTAGAAGACTCGAGCCGGATCGTCGCGCCGACTCCAAATCGATTCGAAGCGGAGCCTTTTAGGTCGATAATCACTCGATTGCCTTCGGTCCCGTTGTTGCGATAGACGGACGGGTTGCCTTCGAAGTTGCTGTGCACGAGGTCGAGATCGCCATCGCCATCGAGATCCCCGAACGCGGCCCCGAAACTAGCGTCCTTTCGATCCAATCCCCAAGCCGCGCCGGTCTCTTCGAAGCGCAGATCGCCAACGTTGCGAAAGGCGAGATTGCGCTCCTTCTGCACCGGCGACGCCATCAAACGCCGTCTGACGATCATGGCGCCATCCACCCGGCTGGCGCGTCGCATGTCGAAGTCCCAAAAGGTTCGTATGGTGCCGTTGGTTACATGCAGATCGAGCAGACCGTCTTCGTCGAGATCCTCGAAAAGCGCCGACCATGTCCAATCCGTAGCCGCCAGGCCCGACAACCAAGCAGCGTCCAAGAAGCGGCCGGTGTCCGTATTGATGAACAAGGTGTTGCGCATGTACTGAGGGGCCACGTTGGGATCGACCGGATCCACCATGCGGGAACGCGGGGCGATCAGAGTGCGTTGATCCCATTCGCGGTCGCGTGGCATCATGTCGGCGACGAGAAAATCGAGCAGCCCATCGTTGTTCACGTCACCCAAGTCAGCTCCCATGGAATACCATGGAATGTGCGGCATGACTTCGCTCAATACATCTCGAAAGGTCCCGTCTCCCTGATTGCGCCAGAGCTGGTCCGGCCAGCCGTAGTCGTTCGTCACATACAAATCCGGCCAACCATCGTTGTCATGATCCCACCAAACGGCAGCATGCCCCGCGGCTTTTCCGCTCATGCCAGCTATTTCCGTAACCTCTTCAAACGTTCCGTCTCCGCGATTGCGATACAGGTAGTCAGGCTGACCATCGGGCTCGCTGGCGACGTCTACCAAGTTGGTGACGATATAAACATCAAGCCAACCATCGCGGTCATAGTCGGCAAACGCAGCCATGCCGCTCGCATCAACCAGGCCGAGGCCCGCCCCTTTCGCGTCTTCCACAAACCGCCCGTCTCCTTGATTTAGATACAAGAGGTTCGGCGCTGCAACGCGACAGACATAGAGGTCGAGCCAGCCATCGTTGTTCACATCCACGAAGCAGACGCCAGTCTTCCAGGCATCCCCGGGCCCGGCCACGCCAGCTTCATCGGTGACGTCTTCGAATCGCCAGTCTCCGAGATTGCGAAACAGGCGGTTCGGCCCGGTTTTGCATACGATAAAAACGTCCAACAATCCGTCGGCATCGTAGTCGCCCAGCGCCACACCCGTACCGAGCGGTCCCTGAGTAAACTCCTTGTAGCGAGAACGCCACATCTCCGGATCGTCGTAGGCATTCGGGGCGACGATACCGGTTTGCTCGGGCGACAGTTCAGAAAACAAGGTTTTCGACTCCACCGAATCGCTTCGTGCGTCGAAGGGAACTGCTACGAATCCATCCGTTTCCAAAGCTAGTCCAGCCGTCGTTATTCCTAGGCAACCCCCGGCTAAACAACCTTGGCGCCAAAGACCAGGAAAGAGACGAGCCCAATCACACATCCTTGCCCCTTCCCTCGCTCGCCAGCTGATCAAAACTGTGTTTCATTCTATAAAACTGTTTAAACAAGGTAGACCGAGCAAAATCGCTTCCTTCGTTCCGGGCAAGATGAATCAGGCGCACCCCCCTCTGAAGGTGGAGCGGGACCTCCGGGCACGCTCATGAATGCGCTTGAACACCATAAAGGAGGGCTCGTCCAGTGCCTGTCAGGTCGCAGGGATCGAGGACGGAAGAAGGACTGGGCAGCTGACCTATCGGCAGAGCTACTGAAGCTGTTCCTCACCAAACAGCGCGGGCCCGGAGGTCCCGCTTCACTACACGTCTTAAAACGTGTTTCGAACACGAGTAAAAAGCGCGGCGGCCCCAAAGGATCGTTCGTTGCTACTGACTGAAGGTCAAGCGGGTGCGGTACTCGGTTTGGGCAGTCGGGTTCTCGATTCGCAGCAAGGGCTTGCTACGCTCCGCGAGTTCCGCCTGCACCGCTTCCGGCAAATCCTGCAGGTAGGTCACGTCGGGATGAACTGGGTGGAACACGAAAATCATTTCTTCACCAGACAGACGGTCCGCAAACTTGCGCAGCCCGATGTCCCACGGCTGGCCGAAGTAGAAGTGGTCCGCCACCAACTCGCCTCCGATGAAAGCCGCCACGCGGTCGCCGACATATGGGATCCGTAACCATACGTCGTCCGTCTGTAACCCCTCTTCGGATACGGAAAGCGCCAAGCGGCGTTCGCCGATGCGGCGCACTTTGATGGGTGGTTCTATCGCTTCGAAGTTCACTTGCCAGGCGGCAAAGCCGCTTTTCTGAGCGGACTGGGCTTCCACCGTTCCCCGGCTCGACCGTAGCTGCGAGACAGCAGTCGTCGGGTAGACCTGAACGCGTATCGACGTTTTCCCTACCGTGCGAAGCTCCAGTCCCTCCGGAGCTGGGAATCCATCCGCGTCGGCAAAGACCAGCTTGCTCTCGTCGGCGTGCGCCAGTGTGAGCGCCAGTTCCCGCGGTATCACCAGAAAATGCTGTTTGCCTGACCGGAAGTGAAACGGCTCGCTGTCTCCCCCGGTCACCACGGTCACACCATCGCGTTTTCGCGCTTTGCTGCCATGCTCGGTTTGGACAGCCTGATCGCCTTCGAACACTAGCTCGGGCTGCATGCCTTCGACGGTCATGAATACCGAATGCGTCTCGTCGCCATTTTGCAAAACGGTCAGCGGCTGCACAGTGGCAGTGCGCAGCTTCAGCTCGTCAAGCCCGAGGTTGAAAGGCAGTACGCCGCTCGCGTCTTTGCTCAGAGTGAACGTTCCCTCATGCGGGAACGAAATTACTTCATCGTCACCTCCTTCCAGCTCTAAACGCAGGCCGGTTAGATCATGATTTTCCACATGATCCTGGAAATTGTGCAAGAATACGAAACCGCTTTTCCCATCCGTGCGGGCCGCCCAACGCAGCGTATCCACATCGCTCGGTTCGATATCCGCATTCGTTTCCGGAAGAATCGACGGCATCGGCGCCAGCTGGTCGCCCCAGTTGTCCAGAAGCAGGTGGAGCAGCTTCAGCTCCCGATGGTGCAGGCGCATCTCGCCGTATTCACCGATGGGGGCTTGATAGTCGTAGTTGATGCGTGGCAGTCCGCCGGACTGCTCGTTGAAGAAGTGCCCGTCGATCACCGGGTTCGAACCGCCATGGTACATGTAGTAGCCGATTCCGTTAGCTCCGCTGCCTAGAGTCCGCACAATCAACGGCGCCAAGCTTGATGGCAGCACCGTAGTCCGGCGCTTGTAGGTCAGCGAGATCCCCGCTCCCAATTCGGCAGGGATCGATGGATACAAATCCGCATCGTAGCTGATCGGAGGGTAATCGGGGTTCAAGCGAATGTCTTTGAACAAGTAAAAGTCAGATGGCTCGGGCGGCGCCCAAAAGGGATAGGCATAGCCGGCCGTCACTGGGATGCTTCCCTCTTCCACGATCGCCGCGTTGCCCCATCCCGTCGCGGTATAGATCGGCACGTCGATGCCATGCGAACGAGCGATTTTCTTGAGCGTCGCCATATGATCGCGTCCTGCGTCGGCAAACTTGTTCTCAGGCCCTCCCGCGGTGATTTGATAATGCGTCACATCGACATCGCGGTCCGCCACCGTAAACTCTCTGGGAGCGCCAGGATAGGTCCATTCCCACGGAGCGGCGCTGTGCTGGTATTCGTTTTCCAACTGCACACCAACAACTGGGCCGCCGTCCTTGAACAGCAGTCCGTCCAATTGCTGAGCGATTTGACCATAAAGACGATCCGCGTAGAAAAGATAGCCGGGATCGTTCGAACGTATTTCCACCGGGCGTCCGTAGATCCAGTCCGGGATGCCGCCATTGCGTACCTCGCCGTGGCAGAAGGGCCCCATGCGAACGATGGCTCGCACGTCATTCGCTTCGCAAAGCTCTAGAAACCGACGCAGGTTGCGGTCGCCCTCCCAGTCGAACTCGCCCTCCACCCGCTCGTGCATATTCCAGAAAACGTAGGTCGCGATCAGGTTGATGCCGCCAGCCTTCATCTTGCGGATGGCTTCGCTCCAGTATTCCGCCGGATAGCGGGCGAAGTGGATCTCGCCAACTACCGGAATCCAGGGTTCTCCGTTAAGCTCGATGTATTGATTATTCACCGACACGCGCTCTCCCGTTACGCTTTCCCCTCCCAGATCGAGGTGTCCACGCCGCACGGGCGGCAGCGGCTGGTCAAGGTCGAGCGAATACGTGCGTTGAGCGTTCAATTCAGGTGAAGCCATGAAAAGGGTTAGCGAGGCGAGACAGATTAGTTTTTTCATCGAAATATCCATATTATCAGTACAGTTGCAACGACTACCGCACCGCCCGCGAGCTTGAGTTTGGGCGAGCTCGTCACATCGAGATCCTCCCGCACGGGTAGCGCGCGCGGTTTTTCCAGTGGCCAAACGAAGGTGATGAAGCCCATGGCAAACACTACGAGTTGAAAGGTCAGAGCGACCTGAAGCAGGAAATGAATATCCGGGGCGAAGGCCTGAAACAGCCCGTACAATGCCGGGCCGGCCAACAGAGCGAACACCCCCGCCGCAGGCGGCGCCGTGGGCACCAGCAAGCCAAAAGCGAAAGCTGCCACCACTCCGGGCCAGATATAGCCTTGGAATTGTTGGATAAACTGAAAAACACCGCCGAAGCGCGGATCCGCCAATTGCGGCGCCAAAAAGCAGGCCAAGGCTACGCTAGCCGCCGTCACCAAACGCCCGACCAGCACCAGGCTCGTTTGGCTGGCGTTGGGTCGAAACAGGCGACGGTAGATATCCATGGTGAAGATCGTGGACGCGGAATTCAGCATCGAGCCCAGCGAACTCACGATAGCCCCCGCAATCGCCGCCAGCACAAAGCCACGCAAGCCTGCAGGGATGAGATTCGTCACCATGTACGGAAACGCCCGGTCCGGCGTCTCTTCGACCTCCGGAAAGAGCTGCGAGGCCATGGTTCCTGGCAATACGATGGCAAACGGTACCAGCAGCCAGAGCGCCCCAGCGAAGATCACCCCCGCTTGCCCATCCCTCAACGTACGGGCGGCCAAGGTGCGTTGCACGATGAACTGGTTGAGCCCGCAGTAGTAGAGCAAAACGATCCACATGCCAGCGAACGCTCCCGTCCAGGGCAACACCGGATGATCGGAAGGCAGAATCATGTGCAGCCGTTCCTCGTTGGCCTCCGCAAACGACTCCCAGCCACCGACCGCGTGTAGTCCTAAACCAAATACAAGTAGACCGCCCAACAACAAGGCAAGTCCCTGGAACAAATCCGCCCAGGCCACCGCCTTCAAGCCGCCCCAAACCGTGTACAAGGCCGCCACCACACCGAGCACCCAGACGCCTTGCGTCAACGGGACGCCCAACACCGTTTGCATCGTCAAGCCGCCCGAGTAGAGCACCGCGGTGAGCAGCACCCCGATGTAGATGATCACGGTGATCAACGCCATGATGGCTCGGGCCAAGCTGTTGTAGCGATACTCCAGAAACTCGGGGATCGTGTAGATGCCAGACTTCAACAATCGCGGAAGTAGTGTAAACGCAAATACAACTACGCCAATCGAGCCGGCCAACTGCCAAAGGCTCACCGCGATGCCCACATCGCCGGCGCCCTGCCCGGCCATGCCCACCATTTGTTCGGTGGAGATGTTG
Protein-coding regions in this window:
- a CDS encoding TonB-dependent receptor, translating into MTVFSDDPSLSAKPCRRFTPAVIAFASLFSPLTFAQEDSSDDDIFELDEFIVRPVQASLVEAQEVKKSAAPFVDAIVAQDIGKLPDNTVADALQRVPGIQVTRGSGEVTSVLIRGLPNLATTLNGEEIFTGTGRGVTLSDLPADLISSVNVYKSRTADQVEGGIAGLIDVRLRNPFDFDGSKTAGTLRLIHGEDSGDTSWVGSLMNSNRWELDGGGQLGVLVAASRQDIKYQDQTIYNFEWGNRPATNSDGDPLVYPFNSGPIVHRGDRQRNAFNLNIQYAPKENVEFYTNWLYTGYRNQYQNYFFVGLPFTGAVDSFEPYPGTDDVPAVLETSNHFLITSTQAYDDKTDGYNGVFGVRTTNGDTTFSSEFIYNYNKFTNQNLIMDIAKGGIPEVRMTFHPNFDASYPGSDISDPAGYGLWGLFDNNGFAEGESTVWRADVTRLFGTQFFNKLSAGVRWSEREVGSRQSDRADVAPADGRGVTAVSSIDGLGATSPDNSSGLDISLENWYTPSADFLYNNADQVRSLFGLPPGLAPFNPAVAFDDTETTYAAYVQAGYGMDLGEMPLDGQIGVRVVKTELSLRGYDDGVPIDSSSDETEVLPVLNGKLQLTPTTYLRGSFGRSITRPEFSDLNPVVNLSGPTTTGGGTGTGSGGNPNLGNVESDNYDLSLERYYSDNSFFSIAGFHREISGYVFTDTEVETVDGEQYAVTRPRNTGSGSLSGVEFGVQHFFEAVDGLGIQANYTIIDGETYDPVADETLDLANVSENSYNLILVFERNKFSTRLAYNWRDAYIEDFNNVDAPGGPGGTVVVDATDRFDFSASYAFNENMTLSLDVTNLFKEGRQDYFDAVGSPYPRDARMYDRTVELGFRFRF
- a CDS encoding glycoside hydrolase family 43 protein — encoded protein: MKNWIHSLFGLTCLLALPFAVAQQNGDAAKVMHMPDMPLHDPFIVAYEPTQTYYLYTRNEPQLTGVDKLGTMAYTSKDLKNWYSPKVVFTVPEESFAQEGNWAPEVHEYKGKFYLFVTLHDSDAYLKRPPEAWRDTYVRGTITAVSDTPDGPFEMLNKDGPVAPKELMTLDGTLYVDQEEQPWMVYAHEWLQRIDGTIEAVKVSDDLSRAIDDPIHLFKASDAPWLNQSIEVSDAGLSYVTDGPQFYRTKDDVLLMLWSSYESGKYVQTIARSESGTLMGPWEQLDPLVKRDSGHGMLFHTFEGDLMMVVHRPFYNARGKLFDMADRGDHLEILRQRVDLDGDPEYENLQRALGLEE
- a CDS encoding FG-GAP-like repeat-containing protein, with the translated sequence METDGFVAVPFDARSDSVESKTLFSELSPEQTGIVAPNAYDDPEMWRSRYKEFTQGPLGTGVALGDYDADGLLDVFIVCKTGPNRLFRNLGDWRFEDVTDEAGVAGPGDAWKTGVCFVDVNNDGWLDLYVCRVAAPNLLYLNQGDGRFVEDAKGAGLGLVDASGMAAFADYDRDGWLDVYIVTNLVDVASEPDGQPDYLYRNRGDGTFEEVTEIAGMSGKAAGHAAVWWDHDNDGWPDLYVTNDYGWPDQLWRNQGDGTFRDVLSEVMPHIPWYSMGADLGDVNNDGLLDFLVADMMPRDREWDQRTLIAPRSRMVDPVDPNVAPQYMRNTLFINTDTGRFLDAAWLSGLAATDWTWSALFEDLDEDGLLDLHVTNGTIRTFWDFDMRRASRVDGAMIVRRRLMASPVQKERNLAFRNVGDLRFEETGAAWGLDRKDASFGAAFGDLDGDGDLDLVHSNFEGNPSVYRNNGTEGNRVIIDLKGSASNRFGVGATIRLESSKGTQVRQIASARGYASSGETAAHFGLGADELIARLQIDWPSGQSQVFENLAPNQRYTIEEPEGASRPVPPWKAQPPRTQFVEVSQALKLDVSQQEQDIDELATQRLLSMRQNSLGPGMAIGDLNGDRIDDLVIGGTSTEGATVLLSQSGGRYVETPLRSIHSRAAVADAAPLLLDADGDGDLDLMLAKGGVAEPAGSNAYQPELWLNSAGKGSFRRAVDGWAPVYPESAGPVVAADYNRDGLLDVFIGGRVVPGAYPKIPRSALWENKRGRFVDRANAIAPGLERAGLVQGALWSDVDGDGWIDLLVATTWGTVRCWRNLAGLRFEEVTAELGFDKRTGWWTSIAAGDFNSDGRLDYAVGNLGLNTPYQASPEEPLVAFSGVFDDTGEQHFIEAVWDDGELYPRRNRIIMSMAMPWIFDKTDTFKAYAEAALDELLPEDALEQARRLQAVELRSGVFLSGDAGLFEFHPLPTLAQLAPVHGLIVGDFNADGRDDICLTQNTYAPIPENGRFSGGLGALLYGDGKGGFDAAPYKKSGYVVPGDARALAPIDLDRDGWPELFATRHQDASLLFGNTGVQGRVPMCVTLKGPPGNPTAVGAIVILELQNGERSFREVHAGGGYMSQGSGACYFASSSDNPPKRIIVRWPSGEVRSIDNPPLGGIISLSAR
- a CDS encoding beta-galactosidase, whose amino-acid sequence is MKKLICLASLTLFMASPELNAQRTYSLDLDQPLPPVRRGHLDLGGESVTGERVSVNNQYIELNGEPWIPVVGEIHFARYPAEYWSEAIRKMKAGGINLIATYVFWNMHERVEGEFDWEGDRNLRRFLELCEANDVRAIVRMGPFCHGEVRNGGIPDWIYGRPVEIRSNDPGYLFYADRLYGQIAQQLDGLLFKDGGPVVGVQLENEYQHSAAPWEWTYPGAPREFTVADRDVDVTHYQITAGGPENKFADAGRDHMATLKKIARSHGIDVPIYTATGWGNAAIVEEGSIPVTAGYAYPFWAPPEPSDFYLFKDIRLNPDYPPISYDADLYPSIPAELGAGISLTYKRRTTVLPSSLAPLIVRTLGSGANGIGYYMYHGGSNPVIDGHFFNEQSGGLPRINYDYQAPIGEYGEMRLHHRELKLLHLLLDNWGDQLAPMPSILPETNADIEPSDVDTLRWAARTDGKSGFVFLHNFQDHVENHDLTGLRLELEGGDDEVISFPHEGTFTLSKDASGVLPFNLGLDELKLRTATVQPLTVLQNGDETHSVFMTVEGMQPELVFEGDQAVQTEHGSKARKRDGVTVVTGGDSEPFHFRSGKQHFLVIPRELALTLAHADESKLVFADADGFPAPEGLELRTVGKTSIRVQVYPTTAVSQLRSSRGTVEAQSAQKSGFAAWQVNFEAIEPPIKVRRIGERRLALSVSEEGLQTDDVWLRIPYVGDRVAAFIGGELVADHFYFGQPWDIGLRKFADRLSGEEMIFVFHPVHPDVTYLQDLPEAVQAELAERSKPLLRIENPTAQTEYRTRLTFSQ